Genomic DNA from Schistocerca serialis cubense isolate TAMUIC-IGC-003099 chromosome 5, iqSchSeri2.2, whole genome shotgun sequence:
accggtagagcccacgcaaacagtaatggatccattttctctcttaatgtttaaaatggaacaaatgtttaaaatacaggaacaatcacagatacagcgtGAACAAGAAACTGCTGAACAGATTGCAAttgagattaataataatttagataaacgtattagcagagtagatgaacggattaggaccttggatgaacgcatcagtcaattagacgagcgtacgcagttaagcttttcacagttctcaaaagagatagatcaaatgcttgaaaaccggttaaaagaacacgatcgccagctgcgacagcaaatagatgcccagttgtctgctatacagaacaacatttcaagtatgcaacaaacataccatgacttaccacagaatgtaaagcaagtaacccaggatgtggacaaattacaacaaacacacacttctttggaagcagaaatacgcaacataagtacatatagaaaaccttacggttgataatcaaaacgtaatagaacaaatatgcaaagaacaagaagaacgcgttgtgaccacattcaacacatggctaaatgacaaagacaaacaaattagtactgttatacagaaggaactacctgtgatgttacaacgagcaggaacacaactgatacatgaaaacaacacaaagattcattaactccagactgaattacaaaacgtgcagaaagtgcttaatgaaacacgtatgcagacatctcataacagttcaccggagtgtgttagtatcacagaaacacaccttgatcattatgaaacgcctttaactgaaagtggggggcagacgggcaataatttcaatccaacacgtggagtaacatccgtttatcaagaccatacacaatcattagtgactcaggatgctttagtgaagaattcagtttcagaagtttaccaatgataagaacggaccccatccaactgtgtttatcaaagggatccgcggaataatgccaaaaagttggaacgaaagggagaaaattgtctttaccattacccatattcaaggtgagccagcgttgttcgcgacacagaaagctgaacaatgcagctccttcaatgaatttgaacaagcttttctaaacaagtattggtcgcgtggggtacaagaacgattaagaaaagaagtttatagtcctgagccatttaatagaaaaggcggtactttgcggaaatatttcgaaaagtatctggacaaagtgaaatatttatccacaccaattcctgagtgtgacgttttaaagatattaaaggagaagttaccgcatgatctaaaggagaaattgtttcacattcctgaagacaacgtggaacattttctatctgtactggactctttagatttggttatcgaaAAGGACAAGcaccattatgggaataattcgtcgaacaatggtaatggtaatggcaacgggcgaaaccacaagaacaatagtaatagaaacacctactatgggaatcaaaatcattggaatagtccgaattattcaggatggcagaaccacaatatgaacacaaatggacagtacggtaatgcaccgaatcacaattatcatccacagaacaatagtggacaaaacaataacggaaacttttcgaagaaacggaaacgagattctagagctaacgccaattacaataacggtaatttttcaaataatcagcaacATATGCAACCACCACGtaactggtcaacacagaattatgcacaacagcaatggcagcagcctaggccaccgcaatatcacaacaacactcatgtacaacccccgtacaatacaaatatgtcaaataatatgCAGCAGCATATGAACGCGCAGCCATGGAaaccaccgaatcaaaatatcaagatcattgaggtaagtgaaccgcaaccatcaaccagtaccagtcagtcaaactagaAGCGACGACATTCTGCTTccgtgtgtcagtcgcagggtgtctagggggcacttgcatgaatgatgttagtaataacgagcaaccaagcgtgcagacaaccagctgtagtaacaatgagaatgtgtgtcgcatagaatcagcagcgatcgggtcgAACGACGCGAAAGATGCAGAgtgtaggaataattctgttgatgttgctcagcaacttagttcaactatgcagatgttaagatataatgacggaaTCGATATACGGgaggaattatgtcaagattttcggaagaagtgtaatttgtttgaactggaagttgtacaagcagctatagtttgtgatatttatggtattcaaactacggtgattttagGTACTGGAGCATCTGTTTttgtgctgaatgaatcgttctttcttcacttaaagaagattagaaagattccggtttttccagtcactaattgtcgtgttacaggagccattagtcagaaagcccaactagttcgggaacagacacggatttgtattaattttggaatgggagccaaagagtgcaccttccttattgtaaagaatttagccgtgaactgtctcctcggattagatattttgcgagGGACGGAAACTATAATTgatctcgcaaagggtgaatgcagcgtgtgtttcggtgacacgagagtcaGGTTAGACTTGGTAAAAACCAAAGAATTGCATagcaaatattgtcaaattttaaagatagaaccgattcgcgcacatttatggtggcttcaagatagtttcaattgcagtacattcccggtcatggaagatgtgaaggacgacgagaatatccacctctctgaaatagtagaaaaagtacaacagtcctctggtcttgacagtctgcaacaaaagcaattattagacacacttactaattgtcgtaaagtatttttgaaaaaacctggactaattaaaggttacgtgtacgacatgcaagtgtttccccatgaaatttactgtcatcaaacgtactcaatacccagcgcgaaaagggaagcagtaacaaaagaaattagacgaatgctggaatggggaattattgagactttcagaataccaattagttgtaagaaaatttcagctccagttcgacggagaagaggacgccgagctgcagcaaggagaagaagaattgcttcaagatgattccaccctaagacacttaatcaaacataatacaaacttgttgagatttagtaaactttcaggaactcatgcgtgtgaaactacgaacagtgaacagaactgcatatttcacacaacagtaggatatagtgactttagaaaataaacgtttcattttgttgattattagctattttgaactcactagggtgaggaggttatgtttttttttttttttttttctttcagactgtgtacaggatacacttacaacatgtaaagtttacgcgagttacgtataggtttaacaaattttgcaccgtAAGTTAGTGTtcggacttgcatgagctataaaccaggtcgaaaaagatgttgtccatgactgaacagatGATTACACAGACAAATAtatacagacttgtgtttatcactgcacaattctttgCAAGTCCAGTGGcaccttttcgagaaaatatatgacttaggatttgcttttatattgtaaatgactacaattatgtacttAATTGATATGTACACTCACTCAGTTATTTATCATTATGTAACTAGACTATGTAAAGACATTCCtatgggtagcacaaggactttaccttgtcagaTTTGATAACAGTGATCAAGTgactacgtggtggagtgaacatgtcacagatatcctatgaacaaagacttcctgtgaacattatcctctgcgcgtacgaactttatttcactggcgaaagagtggaatttaacacaaaagtggacgctcaatgagtgcgttgtgttaccatgattGCGTTctcaaattttgtgctacgagtgtttagtaatgccaagtattcagagtgttattgggaccacatgcgtggacgtaacattccaagcaaactaaaactcaagagcaagtgtttttatcgatcagtcatcaacagtggtgagtcgtaacagtgtttggaactgctactgactatatcattaaacccattgcagaactgtatcaatgttggaacgtaattacatgaacctttaattgcagatagtcagttacgtcggaaggacgaatggacttgcatcatgataaagaaactcacaaacagtcgaacacctcaCAAAAAAACCACATTtttcttgttgagtgaaagagtgcgtgaaatatgatgtaatttagatgttaatttaaggaactgatactgctgtttgaatttcatgtgactgtatgctgggatgctgagcacacgtgtcggtgagggcagcatactgcagcgacatcatccgtTATCCGTTGCcgcaccctgccacgtcatcgcagtccatcgcagacttacctgatggggcgagacgtcggtgttgcagtacaccaagtcgccagccgtcttcaccagcagcactatcacgaaattgtaccattattaaatgtcatacgaagtgaatattcaaatgttgaaaattaaaaaagagggtATGGAAGATGTGCTCGCTCCGTCGTGGTTTTTTTTCAggggtttttcccattggcctttgcccgaatgggggagcgtaactcaaaatccctgggacttaaaagtaaacaaagcacatgcttccaagtgaaagaacacagtgaactttaaacagaacagacaaggaaaataagTCTGCTTGGGtgtccagtcaaacaagtgtgactgtacatccaaagggggcaatgtagtgctacaacgatgaaaattaatattacgacgatgtcaaaccttattttcatgatttaaagaagtattcatgatattaattatgcaattataattttattattttcatttttgtgctcagtgtatcaagactttctagtgcacggaataaattagcattgtctgTACTACGAAACtacatatgattgttaagggttaagcatgtaataattcgatgtaagacatttggttgagtctgaattttgttctcgtactggttggtagagaaggaaaagttccttaatcgatgtgaaggtataaaggctgcaaaaaggagagagagagagagagagagagagagaatgtaaatacaatttattcaaaacaaatatctcccaagtgtaacgtcttgtcattgcctataactaaaaattgcaaggtctaatgtgagcctgtcctgaataacagcgaaaaacatttatgttatcatatattttcttcgtttgatcacggttgttattcgcatgtttctttttgttacgcgacgtgttatgaatattttcattatacgcgcaaaagtgcacacagctttaatcgaacctgcgtctttctgaaacgataacttttaatcagtacaattacgcgaatactgtctaaatcgcaaccgtggtcgcaaaagtgtttcctggaccaaataattcttataaaatgtgtattctccaaagcgagcagcattgtactatcgctgactcgcaacaatcgaaagagcaaAAACGGTGCTTAAAtagaattgccaccttttaataattatcatCATCCCATTAAATAAAGAAATAGCAATTcatactcattacgctaaaccaacattagGCTCCACTTATTCACTCATATTGTGTTACCCTTTGCTAAAaatgttaatcgtagataattatgttactaattgaaatttaattataacaaattgtaccaagaacaatgcgttttgggttgaTCTTCAgtatgtcgctgccttcaaatagcctactgtgataatacgcaagttacaataattcttttgccacgactatgatgtttctaattattttattggaacgaatcacacaactaacaaaggGTTTTCCAGTGATTTTCAAGTTGCTGGTGCTCAGAGAcggcatatatatgtatataggctTGAAACGAATGCCAGTATGGcccctcacaactctgtgctgaaagGAGACGGCGTTCGTGTGACGCAGggggcgttgtgccatctcattggtcaacgctcagacgcacgctcagaatatctgacatgcccgatattgctctgcacgttgggaaagactcccgaacgtgctattccacgctatgacgtcaggaactcggcacgctcaacgctcagcgTTGGatggcacggtccgtgtgccgacggcttaaggccttAGACAACTCTGCGCATCTGAGAGAAGGTCACAAAACATTATTgatctgttcttcctcatccacactacacCCCGAATCTCGCaccctccgacttccatctgtctggtcaACGAAGGGTGAACTCCACGGTAAGGACTACGTGGATGAGACGGCGGCTACTGATGCAGCGAGATGTTGCTGAGACGTCGATTAGCAGAGATGCTTCATGCGGACAtataggtcctcccagtaaggcgaCGTGAGGCCGACGCTTTTAACGGAGGTAGTGTTGAATAGTAGAGTTTTGTAGCTAAGAGAGTGGGGAATAAAATGTAGTATTGAAATCCCGAATAAAAGCAACTCCATTTCAttaagaaaaagtgttgcattacttgtattaaccggggacctagaaacgacggagaggctccgtccccgccgcagccgcagtggtccacaatcccacgacgactaccacagtccacttcacccctgcaccaccccacaccgaacccacggttattgtgcggttcggctcccggtggacccacctagggaacgtctcacaccagacgagtgtaacccctatgtttgcgtggtagattaatgatggtgtacgcgcacgtggagaacttgtttgcgcagctatcgccgacataatgtaactgagccggccggggtggccgagcggttctaggcgctacagtctggaaccgcacgactgctacggtcgcaggttcgaatcctgcctcgggcatgggtgtgtgtgatgtccttaggttagttaggtttcagtagttctaagttctaggggactgatgactcagaagttaagtcccatagtgctcagagccatttgaaccatagtgtaactgaggcggaataaggggaaccaacccgcattcgccgaggcaggtggaaaaccgcctaaaaaccatccacagactggccggttcaccggacctcgacacaaatccgccgggcggattcgtgtcggggaccaggcgcttcttcccggccagaaagccttgcgttagaccgcacggccaaccgggagggcgttgcattacttactgagcgtCCCTCGTAAATAATTGCATAATTTAGGAGCAGGTGCGAATTCGTGGTCATGAACGGTTGTCTCAAGTTAGACGTCGTTAGCGTTTGAGTTTTTTAGAGTATTCGGCGTTGCCTTGCTTCGAAATTGTAAAGTTGTCGTGTAAGGAAACGAGAAACACGTCGTTCCGGTAGACACGCGTCATATCAGTTACAGTGAGGGAAGCGCGGCGCTGTTTCCGGTGGCGACTGCGTGGCTTTATCGGCTGGCGGGAGGAAGGAGGTCGGTCGCGTTTTCCGCTTCATATAGCGGGCAAGAGGTATCCGCGAGCAGTCACTGGAGAGTCGTACGGCGGCGATGGACGCGTGCGCAGCGGCTGCGTTGCTCGTCTCGGCGGCCGTCTTGGCGACAGCACAGCTGGGTCGTGCAGACGAGCCGCCCGAACTGGAGTTCGACTACCGCGCGGTTCAGCTGGGAGAATACTCCGCAGTCACAGGCCCGACGTACCGAAGCGAGTCCCGGACCGCGGCTGCAGCTGAAACGGCAACGTCCGCTTCGTGGGAGTCGACACCGTCTTCCGAATTTGGCTCGAACGagaccgacgccgacgccgacgagactgtcaaacgctttctggcaaTAAACGCCAGAGCGTCGCTAGATGCCGAGTTCCAGAGGCGAGAAGTTCAGGTGCTGACGTGCTGTTTCGCCGAGGGCGAGGAGGCGTGTGACGTGGAGTGCCTGGAGCACTTCGTGGCGAGTGTGCACGGGGGCGGCGGCGCGAGCAACCGGACGACGGCGGTGCGGCTGTGCAGCGCGCTGTACGGCCTGCTGGAGTGCCACGGCGACCCCCGGAGCGCCCACTGCTCGCAGTACTGCCGCTGCTTCAGCGCCGACCCCTGGGCGGACGCGGCCTGGGGCGCCGCGTCGGCGCTCTTCTTCGTCTGCACGCTGCTCACGCTGGCCGTGTACCTGTGCGTGCCGCGGCTGCGCAACCTGCACGGCAAGTGCCTCGCCTCCTACCTGGTGGCGGTGCTGGCCGGCGAGGCCGTCGCCACGGTGGCCAGCGCGCTGGTCTGCGGCGACCCCGACCCCCTGGTGCTCGCCGCCGTCCACTACCTCACTCTGGCGCGCTACTGCTGGGTCAACCTGCTGTGCGTCGACGTGTACTGCAGGTGCCGGCCGTTCCGCTCGGTGCGCCAGCAGCGTCGCGCCGGCTGCCTGTCCCCGGAGCGGCGCAGGTTCCTGTGCTTCTCGGCGGCCGCCTGGGGCGGCTCGGCGCTCGTCTTCGGCGCGCTCTGGGTCTTCCAGGTGGAGGCCACGCCCGTCATCTACACCGGCATCGTCTTCCTGCTGCTCGCCGCCAGCTGCGTTCCGCTCCTACTGACGCTGGCCAGGATCTGGAGGACCAAGAGGCAGACCAGGAAGAGCTGCGTCAACATTTCCAAGATGAGACTCAACTGGTTCTACCTGACGTCGAAGCTGCTCTGCCTGAGTGGCGCCTGGAAGCTGCTGTCGGTGGTGCTGTACTTCACGGTGCGCGGCAAGCCCTACTACAAGTGGCTCTTTGTCGTGCTGAAGCTGGAAGGTCCAATCGTGTTCTTCCTCTTTGTGTGCAACGTCAGAGTCAGGGGCCTAATACGCAAGCATCTTACGAACCTGGAATGGATAAACGGAGAAAAAAGCAACGAGAACTGTAGTAAATACAGCTGAGTGAGGTGCTATAGTTGCGTGCCTGAACAATGCAAAGTGACAAGTGAGTCAATTCCTATGAACTTTACATATCATTGTGGATAATTGCAAATTTTAGTAGAAGtggaaaatatttctttctttttttgaaaaatatgtaaaaatctgccaaccggttgcataggttttctatataccttgaccaggtttcgtcagctctaagggtgacttcatcataAGGTaatgtaattacatgaagaacatatcgtcaaagacgTACAGTGATTtgagagctgagttgctcaagtcatacattaaaatataagacataatgttcttcaaagaGTCAAACATTAAAACGTAAGTAACACTggcgtggttcaaaatggctctgagcactatgggacttaacagctatggtcatcagtcccctagaactgagaactacttaaacctaactaacctaaggacagcacacaacacccagtcatcacgaggcagagaaaatacctgaccccatcgggaatcgaacccggggaccctgGCAACTGGCGTGGTG
This window encodes:
- the LOC126480917 gene encoding G-protein coupled receptor Mth2-like, which translates into the protein MDACAAAALLVSAAVLATAQLGRADEPPELEFDYRAVQLGEYSAVTGPTYRSESRTAAAAETATSASWESTPSSEFGSNETDADADETVKRFLAINARASLDAEFQRREVQVLTCCFAEGEEACDVECLEHFVASVHGGGGASNRTTAVRLCSALYGLLECHGDPRSAHCSQYCRCFSADPWADAAWGAASALFFVCTLLTLAVYLCVPRLRNLHGKCLASYLVAVLAGEAVATVASALVCGDPDPLVLAAVHYLTLARYCWVNLLCVDVYCRCRPFRSVRQQRRAGCLSPERRRFLCFSAAAWGGSALVFGALWVFQVEATPVIYTGIVFLLLAASCVPLLLTLARIWRTKRQTRKSCVNISKMRLNWFYLTSKLLCLSGAWKLLSVVLYFTVRGKPYYKWLFVVLKLEGPIVFFLFVCNVRVRGLIRKHLTNLEWINGEKSNENCSKYS